A stretch of the Ischnura elegans chromosome 5, ioIscEleg1.1, whole genome shotgun sequence genome encodes the following:
- the LOC124159140 gene encoding uncharacterized protein LOC124159140: MFGGFGGALKGLGSKAESLLDKKKKEVETLVDDKSKKTGELLESQAKKTGETLEEAGKEVIGALTGAANDVKSTAERELEESLKAAEKELDEQAAAAGKKVDSTIAAGQDKVEGTVDAVSKAVDSKLQEADKFLDDKRNEAKEALVESGKKITKTKEEALEKATGALKF, encoded by the exons CACTGAAGGGCCTTGGCTCAAAGGCAGAATCTCTGCTtgacaagaagaagaaggaagtggAAACGCTGGTTGACGACAagtccaaaaaaactggagagcTTTTGGAGAGCCAAGCGAAGAAGACTGGTGAAACTCTCGAGGAAGCCGGAAAAGAGGTTATTGGAGCCCTCACTGGTGCTGCCAATGAC GTGAAATCAACAGCAGAGAGGGAACTGGAGGAGAGTTTGAAGGCAGCAGAGAAAGAACTTGATGAGCAAGCTGCTGCTGCTGGCAAGAAAGTGGACAGTACCATAGCAGCTGGTCAGGATAAGGTGGAGGGCACAGTGGATGCTGTCTCAAAGGCAGTGGACAGCAAACTACAGGAGGCCGACAAGTTTTTGGATGATAAGAGGAACGAGGCGAAAGAGGCCCTAGTTGAATCTGGGAAGAAGATAACCAAGACCAAAGAGGAAGCTTTAGAGAAAGCGACTGGAGCCTTAAAAT tCTAA